One Rhodococcus sp. P1Y DNA window includes the following coding sequences:
- the hsaC gene encoding iron-dependent extradiol dioxygenase HsaC, translating into MGIRSLAYMRIEATDMDAWRTYGLKILGMVEGKGVVPGALYLRMDDFPARLVIVPGDKDRLLVSGWETANAAELQSIRSALDAAGVPYKEGTAEQLQDRRVDELIVFEDPSGNTLEAFHGAALEHRRIVSPYGHKFVTGEQGLGHVVLSTDDDDVSLRFYRDVLGFRLRDSMRLPPQMMGRPADGPPAWLRFFGCNPRHHSLAFLPMPTPSGIVHLMIEVENSDDVGLALDRALRKKVPMSATLGRHVNDLMLSFYMKTPGGFDIEFGCEGRQVEDEDWVARESTAVSLWGHDFSVGMK; encoded by the coding sequence ATGGGAATTCGTTCGCTCGCGTACATGCGCATCGAGGCAACCGACATGGATGCCTGGCGCACGTACGGCCTGAAGATTCTCGGGATGGTCGAGGGCAAAGGCGTCGTACCCGGTGCCCTGTACCTGAGGATGGACGACTTCCCGGCCCGCCTCGTCATCGTCCCGGGGGACAAGGATCGTCTGCTGGTATCCGGTTGGGAAACCGCAAATGCCGCGGAACTACAGTCGATTCGATCGGCGTTGGACGCAGCGGGGGTTCCGTACAAGGAAGGGACCGCAGAGCAGCTTCAGGACCGCCGCGTCGACGAGCTGATCGTCTTCGAGGATCCGTCGGGCAACACCCTCGAAGCGTTCCACGGTGCCGCACTGGAACACCGACGCATCGTCAGTCCCTACGGCCACAAGTTCGTGACCGGCGAGCAGGGCCTCGGACACGTGGTGCTTTCCACCGACGACGACGATGTTTCGCTGCGTTTCTACCGCGACGTTCTCGGTTTCCGTCTGCGTGATTCGATGCGACTTCCCCCTCAGATGATGGGCCGACCCGCCGACGGGCCGCCGGCCTGGCTGCGCTTCTTCGGGTGCAATCCGCGGCATCACAGCCTGGCGTTCCTCCCGATGCCGACGCCCAGCGGAATCGTGCACCTGATGATCGAGGTCGAGAACTCCGACGACGTCGGACTGGCATTGGACCGCGCGTTGCGCAAGAAAGTACCGATGTCGGCAACGCTCGGCCGCCACGTCAACGATCTGATGCTGTCCTTCTACATGAAGACTCCCGGTGGATTCGACATCGAATTCGGCTGCGAAGGAAGGCAAGTCGAGGACGAGGACTGGGTCGCACGCGAGAGCACGGCAGTGAGTCTGTGGGGCCACGACTTTTCGGTGGGAATGAAATAA
- the kstD gene encoding 3-oxosteroid 1-dehydrogenase: MSKQEYDIVVIGSGAGGMTAALTAAHRGSSVVVLEKASHFGGSTARSGGGVWIPNNEALQADGVDDTPEAARDYLHAIIGDVVSKERIDTYLERGPEMLSFVLAHSPLKMQWVPGYSDYYPEAPGGRVGGRSVEPTPFDASCLGVEVHNLEPDYGKAPLNVVLTQADYKTINLLRRHPSGIARVLRVGMRWMAAKVTRKHLLGRGQALAAALRAGLLDAGVPVLLDTAMADLVVVDGRVTGVKTSDGTVFHAKSGVIIASGGFEHNAEMRAHYQRAPIGTEWTVGAKANTGDGIRAGQELGAAVDLMDDAWWGPSIPLTGGPWFCIAERTLPGGIMVNASGMRFLNEAAPYVEAVHKMYGGEYGVGDGPGENIPTWMIIDQRYRDRYIFAGLQPKKPFPSRWLKAGVVTKADTIAELAERTGIPPAQLTATVQRFNGFARTGVDEDYGRGNSGYDKYYGDPTNKPNPSLGILDKPPFYAVKMVPGDLGTKGGLLTDADGRVLREDGSVVDGLYAVGNASAPVMGHTYAGPGATIGPAMTFGYLAVLDIIGRSSR, encoded by the coding sequence ATGAGCAAGCAGGAATACGACATCGTCGTCATCGGAAGCGGTGCCGGTGGGATGACGGCAGCACTCACCGCGGCGCACCGAGGATCCAGCGTCGTGGTCCTCGAGAAGGCCTCACACTTCGGCGGTTCGACTGCCCGATCGGGCGGCGGAGTGTGGATCCCGAACAACGAGGCCTTGCAAGCGGATGGCGTCGACGACACTCCCGAGGCCGCGCGCGACTATCTCCACGCGATCATCGGCGACGTCGTGTCCAAGGAACGCATCGACACCTACCTCGAACGTGGGCCGGAGATGCTGAGCTTCGTGCTGGCGCACTCCCCACTGAAAATGCAATGGGTGCCGGGCTACTCGGACTACTACCCGGAGGCACCTGGTGGACGCGTCGGTGGCCGGTCCGTCGAACCGACGCCGTTCGACGCGTCGTGCCTGGGAGTCGAAGTGCACAATCTCGAGCCGGACTACGGCAAGGCCCCCCTGAACGTCGTGCTGACTCAGGCGGACTACAAAACGATCAACCTCCTGAGGCGTCATCCGAGCGGTATTGCTCGAGTGCTCAGAGTCGGGATGCGATGGATGGCAGCGAAAGTCACCCGTAAGCACCTGCTCGGCCGAGGTCAGGCCCTGGCGGCAGCGCTTCGGGCTGGACTCCTGGACGCAGGGGTGCCGGTGCTACTCGACACGGCGATGGCAGATCTCGTCGTCGTCGACGGCCGCGTGACCGGAGTGAAGACGTCCGACGGCACCGTCTTCCACGCGAAGTCCGGCGTGATCATCGCGTCCGGTGGCTTCGAGCACAACGCGGAGATGCGCGCGCACTACCAGCGCGCGCCGATCGGCACCGAGTGGACCGTCGGTGCAAAAGCGAACACCGGTGACGGTATTCGCGCAGGTCAGGAGTTGGGCGCGGCGGTCGATCTGATGGACGACGCGTGGTGGGGACCGTCGATTCCGCTCACCGGAGGTCCGTGGTTCTGCATCGCCGAACGCACTCTGCCCGGCGGCATCATGGTGAACGCATCGGGGATGAGATTTCTGAACGAAGCTGCACCGTACGTGGAGGCTGTGCACAAGATGTACGGCGGCGAGTACGGCGTGGGTGACGGCCCGGGCGAGAACATCCCGACCTGGATGATCATCGATCAGCGCTATCGCGATCGATACATCTTCGCCGGACTACAACCGAAGAAGCCCTTCCCATCGAGATGGCTGAAGGCAGGGGTGGTGACCAAGGCGGACACGATTGCCGAACTGGCCGAACGGACAGGTATTCCGCCCGCACAGCTCACCGCAACGGTGCAGCGCTTCAACGGTTTCGCACGCACCGGCGTCGACGAGGATTACGGCCGCGGCAACAGTGGCTACGACAAGTACTACGGTGACCCGACGAACAAGCCGAATCCGAGTCTCGGCATTCTCGACAAACCTCCGTTCTATGCGGTGAAAATGGTGCCGGGCGACCTCGGAACCAAGGGAGGTCTGCTCACCGACGCCGACGGCAGGGTCCTGCGGGAGGACGGATCGGTCGTCGACGGTCTGTACGCCGTCGGCAATGCGAGCGCACCGGTGATGGGTCACACCTACGCCGGACCTGGCGCCACCATCGGGCCCGCGATGACGTTCGGTTATCTCGCCGTGCTGGACATCATCGGCAGGTCTTCGAGGTGA
- a CDS encoding Rieske 2Fe-2S domain-containing protein yields the protein MAKIREIDVGETPTRYARGWHCLGLTKTFTDGAPHAVQAFGTKLVVFADTSGKIVVLDGYCRHMGGDLTQGTVKGDEIACPFHDWRWGASGKCTEIPYARRVPPLARTRTWTTLEQNGQLFVWNDAEGNPPPEDVTIPRIEGAYSDDWTDWTWNSMVIEGANCREIIDNVVDMAHFFYIHYAFPTYFKNVFEGHIASQFLNTKGRPDIGMASQYGGDTLLRSEASYFGPSYMINPLINIYGGYEVESVLINCHYPIDQNSFVLQWGITVKKPKGIDDKTATKLAEKFTEGISVGFLQDVEIWKNKTKIDNPLLCEEDGPVYQLRRWYDQFYVDVADVDEKMTDRFEFEVDTTKANEAWQHEVDENLAKQAAEKEAEKADA from the coding sequence ATGGCGAAGATCCGTGAGATAGACGTCGGCGAGACCCCGACGCGGTATGCGCGTGGTTGGCACTGCCTCGGGCTCACGAAGACGTTCACCGACGGAGCTCCACACGCGGTACAGGCGTTCGGAACCAAACTCGTCGTGTTCGCTGATACGTCGGGCAAGATCGTCGTCCTCGACGGCTACTGCCGGCATATGGGCGGCGATCTCACCCAGGGAACCGTCAAGGGCGACGAGATCGCCTGCCCCTTCCACGACTGGCGATGGGGCGCGAGCGGCAAATGCACCGAGATTCCCTACGCGAGGCGCGTGCCGCCGCTGGCCCGGACCCGAACGTGGACGACGCTCGAGCAGAACGGGCAGTTGTTCGTGTGGAACGACGCCGAGGGCAACCCGCCACCCGAGGACGTGACGATTCCGCGCATCGAAGGCGCCTACAGCGACGATTGGACCGACTGGACCTGGAATTCGATGGTCATCGAGGGCGCCAACTGCCGCGAGATCATCGACAACGTCGTGGACATGGCGCACTTCTTCTACATTCACTACGCGTTCCCGACGTACTTCAAGAACGTCTTCGAGGGCCACATCGCGTCGCAATTTCTGAACACCAAGGGACGTCCCGACATCGGGATGGCATCGCAATACGGCGGTGACACCCTGCTCCGGTCGGAGGCGTCGTACTTCGGTCCTTCGTACATGATCAACCCGCTGATCAACATCTACGGCGGATACGAGGTCGAAAGCGTTCTCATCAACTGCCATTACCCGATCGATCAGAACTCGTTCGTCCTTCAGTGGGGCATCACGGTCAAGAAGCCCAAAGGCATCGACGACAAGACCGCGACCAAGCTCGCCGAGAAGTTCACCGAGGGCATCAGTGTCGGATTTCTGCAGGACGTGGAGATCTGGAAGAACAAGACCAAGATCGACAACCCGCTGCTCTGCGAGGAGGACGGGCCGGTCTATCAACTGCGGCGCTGGTACGACCAGTTCTACGTCGACGTCGCCGACGTCGACGAGAAGATGACCGACCGATTCGAATTCGAGGTCGACACCACCAAGGCGAACGAGGCCTGGCAACACGAGGTCGACGAGAACCTCGCCAAACAGGCCGCCGAAAAAGAGGCCGAGAAAGCCGACGCATGA
- a CDS encoding MaoC/PaaZ C-terminal domain-containing protein yields MSIDPRLALGAEMPAQRFTWTAGDVQTYHLALGAGSNPLDIHELRYLDDAKPQVLPTFGVVAATFRATEAPRVRFPGIDIDLAKVVHGSQEIEVTAPIPASGEAETLTRITEIWDKGTAAVIVQEAVTSAPDGTQLWRTRSSIFAKGEGGFGGERGPKNQITLPERPADAETRIETLPQQALMYRMCGDRNPLHSDPEFARAAGFPKPILHGLCTYSMVAKAVTDTVLGGDADSLRSIGGRFAGVVYPGDILVCRIWHENDRYLVGVSTADRDEAPVLADVVATTF; encoded by the coding sequence GTGAGCATCGATCCCCGGCTCGCGCTCGGAGCCGAGATGCCCGCACAACGATTCACCTGGACTGCGGGCGACGTTCAGACGTATCACCTCGCTCTCGGCGCCGGTTCCAATCCACTCGACATCCACGAACTTCGCTACCTCGACGATGCGAAGCCTCAGGTACTTCCGACGTTCGGAGTGGTCGCGGCGACGTTTCGCGCAACCGAGGCTCCCCGCGTGAGATTCCCGGGTATCGACATCGACCTCGCCAAGGTCGTGCATGGAAGCCAGGAGATCGAGGTGACTGCGCCGATCCCGGCGTCGGGAGAGGCCGAGACGCTCACCCGCATCACCGAGATATGGGACAAGGGCACCGCGGCCGTGATCGTGCAGGAGGCGGTGACGAGTGCACCGGATGGAACACAACTCTGGCGGACGAGGTCGTCGATCTTCGCCAAGGGCGAAGGCGGATTCGGCGGCGAGCGCGGACCCAAGAACCAGATCACACTGCCCGAACGTCCGGCCGACGCCGAAACACGAATCGAGACTCTGCCCCAGCAAGCGTTGATGTATCGAATGTGCGGAGATCGCAACCCGCTGCATTCCGATCCCGAATTCGCCCGTGCTGCAGGGTTTCCGAAGCCAATTCTGCATGGCCTGTGCACGTATTCGATGGTGGCCAAAGCGGTCACCGATACCGTCCTCGGCGGTGACGCCGACTCGCTCCGCAGCATCGGTGGGCGATTCGCCGGAGTGGTCTATCCCGGTGACATTCTGGTGTGCCGGATCTGGCACGAGAACGACCGCTACCTCGTCGGCGTGAGTACAGCCGATCGCGACGAAGCACCTGTCCTTGCCGACGTCGTCGCCACCACCTTCTAG
- the hsaD gene encoding 4,5:9,10-diseco-3-hydroxy-5,9,17-trioxoandrosta-1(10),2-diene-4-oate hydrolase: MTAVAELTYESTSKFARVREDLTLHYHEAGVGNDTTIVLLHGGGPGASGWSNFAANIPVLAEKFHVLCVDQPGFGRSDKPTEHPQYFVHSSSALNDLLDHLGIDRVHLLGNSLGGGTAVRFALDYPKRAGRLVLMGPGGLSINLFAPDPTEGVKNLGSFSAPPGPSKEKLKAFLEVMVYDQSLITPELLDQRYEQASTPESLAAMKAMGKSFGGADYEKGMLWREAYKLRQRVLLIWGREDRVNPIDGALVALKTIPRAQLHVFGRCGHWAQVEMADEFNRLTTAFLTEGN; this comes from the coding sequence ATGACCGCCGTTGCAGAGTTGACGTACGAGTCGACGTCGAAGTTCGCCCGAGTTCGCGAAGATCTGACACTGCACTATCACGAAGCGGGAGTCGGCAACGACACCACGATCGTTCTGCTCCATGGCGGAGGTCCAGGGGCGTCCGGTTGGTCCAACTTCGCCGCGAACATCCCGGTTCTCGCCGAGAAGTTTCACGTGTTGTGCGTCGACCAACCAGGATTCGGTAGATCGGACAAGCCGACCGAGCATCCGCAATACTTCGTGCACAGCAGCTCGGCGCTGAACGATCTTCTCGACCACCTCGGCATCGATCGTGTTCACCTGCTGGGTAATTCGCTCGGCGGAGGCACCGCGGTCAGGTTCGCACTGGACTATCCGAAGCGTGCAGGCAGATTGGTGCTCATGGGTCCCGGAGGGTTGAGCATCAATCTGTTCGCACCGGACCCCACCGAGGGAGTCAAGAACCTCGGTAGCTTCTCCGCGCCTCCTGGGCCGTCGAAGGAGAAGCTGAAGGCGTTCCTCGAGGTGATGGTCTACGACCAGTCCTTGATCACACCGGAACTGTTGGATCAGCGTTACGAGCAGGCGTCGACGCCGGAGTCTCTCGCCGCGATGAAGGCAATGGGAAAGTCCTTCGGCGGAGCGGATTACGAGAAGGGAATGCTGTGGCGCGAGGCGTACAAGCTTCGCCAGCGCGTGCTGCTCATCTGGGGCCGCGAGGATCGCGTCAACCCGATCGACGGTGCTCTCGTGGCGTTGAAAACCATCCCCCGAGCCCAGCTTCATGTTTTCGGTCGGTGCGGACATTGGGCACAGGTCGAGATGGCCGACGAATTCAACCGCCTTACAACGGCATTCTTGACCGAGGGGAACTGA
- the hsaB gene encoding 3-hydroxy-9,10-secoandrosta-1,3,5(10)-triene-9,17-dione monooxygenase reductase subunit: MSSQFRAVMGQFCTGITIITTVHDGAPIGFACQSFAALSLDPPLVLFCPTKGSRSWAAIEASGRFAVNVLGEDQQDTCARFGSREPDKFAGVDWTASELGSPILAGALAHIDCTVETVHDGGDHFVVIGRVQTLGDIGGERPLLFYRGQYTGIEPDKTVPAPWRDDLEAFLTTAASDTWL, from the coding sequence ATGAGTTCTCAGTTCAGAGCTGTGATGGGGCAGTTCTGTACCGGGATCACGATCATCACCACGGTCCACGACGGTGCGCCCATCGGGTTCGCTTGCCAATCGTTCGCTGCGCTCTCGCTCGACCCTCCGCTCGTGCTGTTCTGCCCGACGAAGGGTTCACGGTCCTGGGCGGCGATCGAAGCGTCGGGCAGATTCGCAGTCAACGTGCTCGGTGAGGATCAGCAGGACACGTGCGCCCGATTCGGCTCCCGTGAGCCGGACAAGTTCGCCGGAGTGGACTGGACTGCATCGGAATTGGGTTCGCCGATTCTCGCGGGCGCGCTCGCGCACATCGACTGCACCGTCGAAACCGTCCACGACGGCGGAGACCACTTCGTCGTCATTGGGCGCGTGCAGACGCTCGGTGACATCGGCGGTGAACGCCCGCTGCTCTTCTACCGCGGTCAGTACACCGGCATCGAGCCGGACAAGACCGTGCCCGCACCGTGGCGCGACGATCTGGAAGCCTTCCTCACCACGGCGGCGTCGGATACGTGGTTGTAG
- a CDS encoding FAD-binding protein, translating into MLSGSEDQSIALLQPKHVPLSSSEVRRVKWDLHSDVVVVGFGAAGAAASIEAASRGAEVIALDRYAGGGASAISGGVVYAGGGTSVQTAAGVRDSVEQMYAYLAAEVGDAVAPATLREFCEGSPQMIEWLQHHDVPFEPSLCPYKTSYPSNKHYLYYSGSEAAGDFRDVATPAPRGHRAKGKGTSGKMLFSPLASSAVKSGVRVVGQTRAVALVVTDGRVVGVECRSLIDAPPRIRLLHRMLGSLSAKPGVYAPQFRYLLERRLARIEKKYSTVLRIQARRGVVLSAGGFVADRAMMAAHAPKYTGGIALGTAGDDGSGIALATEIGAATDKLGNISAWRFIVPPVPFLGSLLVDREGERMVDESRYGAAVGHAIVEQGGGRGWLVADADLVRDAREQLPSQSMWFQRVQNAGMMRTAKKGDTVEAAARAAGIDPAGLLATVEKHNAAIAAGARDPFGKHDDFRRPIVSAPFTLFDVGIPPAGAVAKMMNPCPMITLGGLVVDESTGGVKDVSGTVIPGLFAAGRTAVGLCSNSYVSGLSLADCIFSGRRAGVHAASEERHPHN; encoded by the coding sequence ATGCTTTCTGGCAGCGAAGATCAGTCAATTGCACTTCTGCAACCGAAACACGTTCCACTGAGTAGTTCGGAGGTTCGCCGCGTGAAATGGGATCTACACTCCGACGTCGTTGTGGTCGGGTTCGGCGCGGCCGGAGCCGCAGCGTCCATCGAGGCCGCATCGAGGGGCGCGGAGGTGATTGCACTCGACCGATACGCAGGCGGGGGAGCCAGCGCGATCTCCGGCGGGGTCGTCTACGCAGGCGGCGGTACGTCGGTGCAGACGGCCGCAGGCGTTCGCGACAGCGTCGAGCAGATGTATGCCTACCTGGCCGCGGAAGTGGGCGACGCCGTCGCTCCGGCCACACTGCGCGAGTTCTGCGAGGGCAGTCCACAGATGATCGAGTGGCTCCAACATCACGATGTTCCGTTCGAGCCGTCGCTGTGTCCGTACAAGACTTCGTATCCCAGCAACAAGCACTACCTCTATTACTCGGGTAGTGAGGCCGCAGGAGACTTTCGGGACGTAGCGACGCCCGCACCTCGTGGTCACCGGGCGAAGGGCAAGGGCACGTCGGGAAAGATGCTGTTCTCGCCCCTCGCGTCGTCCGCAGTGAAATCGGGTGTGCGCGTCGTGGGTCAGACGCGTGCGGTTGCCCTCGTCGTCACCGACGGTCGTGTGGTGGGAGTCGAATGCCGATCTCTGATCGACGCGCCCCCGCGAATCCGGCTGTTGCACAGAATGCTCGGCTCGCTCTCGGCCAAACCTGGGGTCTACGCACCCCAGTTCAGGTATCTGCTCGAACGCCGACTCGCACGAATCGAGAAGAAATACTCGACGGTGCTGCGAATTCAGGCGCGGCGCGGCGTCGTCCTCAGCGCAGGGGGATTCGTCGCGGACCGAGCGATGATGGCGGCTCACGCGCCGAAGTACACAGGCGGGATCGCACTCGGGACCGCAGGCGACGACGGTAGCGGTATTGCGTTGGCCACCGAAATCGGCGCGGCCACCGACAAACTCGGCAACATCTCGGCATGGCGATTCATCGTCCCGCCGGTTCCGTTCCTCGGTTCGCTACTGGTCGATCGCGAGGGAGAGCGGATGGTCGACGAGTCGCGATACGGCGCCGCGGTCGGTCACGCGATTGTGGAGCAGGGCGGCGGGCGCGGATGGTTGGTAGCCGACGCCGACCTGGTTCGAGACGCACGTGAGCAGCTTCCGTCGCAGTCGATGTGGTTCCAGCGTGTTCAGAACGCGGGAATGATGCGCACCGCGAAGAAGGGAGACACCGTCGAAGCTGCGGCGCGTGCGGCTGGAATCGATCCGGCCGGGCTACTGGCCACCGTCGAGAAGCACAACGCAGCCATCGCTGCGGGTGCACGTGACCCGTTCGGGAAACACGACGACTTTCGTAGACCCATCGTCTCGGCGCCGTTCACCCTGTTCGACGTCGGAATACCGCCGGCAGGCGCGGTCGCGAAAATGATGAATCCGTGCCCGATGATCACCCTCGGCGGACTCGTCGTCGACGAGAGCACCGGAGGAGTGAAAGACGTATCGGGAACGGTGATTCCGGGCCTGTTCGCCGCTGGGCGGACGGCGGTCGGTCTGTGCTCGAACTCGTACGTCAGCGGCCTGTCGCTTGCGGATTGCATCTTCTCCGGGCGTCGCGCAGGCGTGCACGCGGCGTCAGAGGAACGTCATCCGCACAACTAG
- a CDS encoding cholesterol oxidase substrate-binding domain-containing protein, which yields MPEIDRRQFIAAGAGALAAATVLRAVPAGAAPFGSADTTIPAPPNFPPGIPLYQQRYQNWSKEIVLDAIWTCSPVTPEDVVRLANWSHQNDYRIRPRGAMHGWTPLTIVNGESVARTVLVDTMVHLNGVSVDAGNSTVWAGAGASLEAILQQLEDHGLGWVSVPAPGVLSIAGALAVDAHGAAVPAVGEVPVAGTTYGSLSNLVTSLTAVVWNGSEYALRTFDRSEPEITPLLTHLGRTFLTSVTLQAGVNPRMRCESFTDIGWRELFAPPGAPGRTFESYLDRTGRVEAIWYPFTEKPWLKVWSVCPQKPPTAREVYGPYNYAFSDNLPEIASDLIGQLTAGNTFIAPAFGQVFYGTTVAGLAVTASNDLWGWAKDLQFYIKPSTLLLTEGGGAVVTSRANVAQVIHDFTEWFSARVSYYQSVGQFPINGPVEIRCCGMDDSADVLVESAGPPTISAMRPRPDHPEWDTAVWLNVLGVPGTPGMFAFYREMEQWMRGHYSGASATFRPEWSKGWAFSTELPYKDAGVIETTLPNTYREGVAADENWDTARAVYNSLDPHRIYSNTLIDQLLP from the coding sequence ATGCCAGAGATCGATCGTCGACAGTTCATCGCCGCTGGCGCAGGCGCTCTCGCTGCGGCGACCGTGCTCCGAGCCGTACCTGCAGGTGCAGCTCCGTTCGGAAGCGCGGACACGACCATTCCGGCACCGCCCAACTTTCCACCCGGTATTCCGCTCTATCAGCAGCGCTATCAGAACTGGTCGAAGGAGATCGTTCTCGACGCCATCTGGACCTGCTCGCCCGTCACGCCGGAGGATGTTGTGCGACTGGCGAACTGGTCGCACCAGAACGACTACCGCATTCGTCCGCGCGGCGCGATGCACGGCTGGACACCCTTGACCATCGTCAACGGTGAAAGTGTGGCACGAACCGTTCTGGTGGACACCATGGTTCATCTGAACGGGGTCTCCGTCGACGCCGGGAATTCGACGGTGTGGGCCGGGGCAGGCGCGAGCCTGGAAGCGATACTGCAACAACTGGAGGACCACGGACTCGGTTGGGTCAGCGTGCCAGCACCTGGGGTCCTCTCGATCGCAGGCGCTCTTGCGGTCGACGCCCACGGCGCGGCTGTACCCGCCGTCGGCGAAGTACCCGTCGCGGGAACAACATACGGGTCCTTGAGTAACCTCGTAACCTCACTGACTGCGGTGGTGTGGAACGGGTCCGAGTACGCACTCCGCACGTTCGACCGATCGGAGCCGGAGATCACGCCGCTTCTGACCCACCTCGGGCGCACGTTCCTGACGTCGGTGACGCTGCAGGCGGGGGTCAATCCGCGTATGCGATGCGAGAGTTTCACCGATATCGGATGGCGGGAGCTGTTCGCGCCGCCTGGTGCCCCGGGGAGAACGTTCGAGAGTTACCTCGATCGGACCGGCCGAGTCGAGGCCATCTGGTACCCGTTCACCGAGAAGCCGTGGCTCAAGGTGTGGTCCGTATGCCCGCAGAAACCACCGACCGCACGGGAGGTGTACGGGCCTTACAACTACGCGTTCTCGGACAACCTGCCAGAGATCGCGTCCGACCTCATCGGACAGTTGACCGCTGGGAACACCTTCATCGCACCTGCGTTCGGCCAAGTGTTCTACGGTACGACGGTTGCCGGGCTGGCAGTCACCGCCTCGAACGATCTGTGGGGCTGGGCCAAGGATCTGCAGTTCTACATCAAGCCCAGCACTCTGCTCTTGACCGAGGGCGGCGGAGCAGTCGTCACCTCGAGGGCCAATGTCGCCCAGGTGATCCACGACTTCACCGAATGGTTCTCCGCCAGGGTGTCGTACTACCAGTCTGTCGGGCAGTTCCCCATCAACGGTCCCGTCGAAATACGATGCTGCGGTATGGACGATTCCGCAGACGTACTCGTCGAATCGGCCGGTCCCCCCACCATCTCCGCGATGCGCCCGCGGCCGGATCATCCCGAATGGGACACCGCGGTGTGGCTCAACGTTCTCGGCGTCCCCGGCACTCCTGGAATGTTCGCGTTCTACCGCGAAATGGAACAGTGGATGCGCGGCCACTACTCCGGCGCTTCGGCGACTTTCCGCCCAGAATGGTCCAAGGGCTGGGCGTTCAGCACCGAACTGCCCTACAAGGACGCGGGCGTGATCGAGACGACGCTGCCGAACACCTACCGCGAGGGCGTCGCCGCCGACGAGAACTGGGATACCGCCCGCGCGGTCTACAACTCGCTCGATCCCCACCGCATCTACAGCAACACTCTGATCGACCAGCTGCTCCCCTGA
- the hsaA gene encoding 3-hydroxy-9,10-secoandrosta-1,3,5(10)-triene-9,17-dione monooxygenase oxygenase subunit: MERLDAVLPTLRERAQETEDLRRLPDETVKSLQETGFFRLLQPAQWGGYEEDPVLFYSAVKKIASACGSTGWVSSIIGVHNWHLALFPQQAQEDVWGQDTDVRISSSYAPMGAGTVVDGGYRLSGAWQWSSGCDHASWAMLGGPVIKDGRPVDFVTFLVPREDYRIDDVWNVVGLRGTGSNTVVVEDKFIPTHHVLSFKKMNDHTAEGLQVNTAPVYKMPWGTIHPTTISAPIVGMAEGAYAAHVEHQGKRVRKAFVGETGKDDPFAKVRIAEASSDIDAAWRQLSGNVADEYAVLKAGEEVPIELRLRARRDQVRATGRAVASIDLLFESAGASALENGAPLQRFWRDAHAGRVHAANDPERAYQMFGGGEFGLPLKDTMV; this comes from the coding sequence ATGGAGAGGCTCGACGCCGTGCTGCCCACGCTGCGCGAACGCGCCCAGGAAACCGAAGATCTGCGACGCCTTCCCGACGAGACGGTGAAATCGCTGCAGGAAACGGGGTTCTTCAGGCTGTTGCAGCCCGCGCAATGGGGCGGCTACGAGGAAGACCCGGTGTTGTTCTATTCGGCGGTCAAGAAGATCGCGAGTGCCTGCGGATCGACGGGGTGGGTCAGTTCGATCATCGGAGTGCACAACTGGCACCTCGCGCTGTTCCCGCAGCAGGCGCAGGAGGACGTGTGGGGCCAGGACACCGACGTCCGGATCTCCTCGTCGTACGCTCCGATGGGAGCCGGAACCGTCGTCGACGGCGGCTACCGACTCTCGGGTGCATGGCAGTGGTCCTCGGGGTGTGATCACGCGTCCTGGGCGATGCTCGGCGGCCCGGTCATCAAGGATGGGCGTCCGGTGGACTTCGTGACTTTTCTCGTCCCGCGTGAGGACTACCGCATCGACGACGTCTGGAACGTGGTCGGCCTCCGCGGAACCGGCAGCAACACCGTCGTGGTGGAGGACAAGTTCATTCCCACACACCACGTGCTGAGCTTCAAGAAGATGAACGACCACACTGCCGAAGGGCTGCAGGTCAATACCGCACCCGTCTACAAAATGCCCTGGGGCACAATTCATCCGACCACGATCTCGGCGCCGATCGTGGGGATGGCAGAGGGCGCGTACGCAGCTCATGTCGAACACCAGGGAAAGCGCGTGCGCAAGGCGTTCGTCGGCGAGACCGGCAAGGACGATCCGTTCGCGAAAGTACGTATCGCCGAGGCGAGCAGCGACATCGATGCGGCGTGGCGTCAGCTCTCGGGAAACGTCGCCGACGAGTATGCCGTGCTGAAGGCCGGTGAGGAAGTTCCTATCGAACTCAGACTGCGTGCGCGACGAGATCAAGTCCGTGCGACGGGTAGGGCGGTTGCGTCCATCGACCTGCTCTTCGAGAGCGCGGGCGCGTCGGCACTCGAGAACGGTGCTCCACTGCAACGGTTCTGGCGTGATGCGCACGCCGGACGAGTGCACGCAGCCAACGATCCGGAGCGCGCGTATCAGATGTTCGGTGGAGGCGAGTTCGGTCTCCCGTTGAAGGACACGATGGTATGA